Below is a window of Gossypium hirsutum isolate 1008001.06 chromosome A12, Gossypium_hirsutum_v2.1, whole genome shotgun sequence DNA.
AGGTTTAGGAACGGCAGGGCTAGTTGTACAACTGGCGTGGCCAACAAGAATGTAGATGTATATTATGTTGAATAATGTTTTTACATCACCTGTAATTTTTCCATCACATGCtgcttttactattattattttgataaccttttattaaatgactaatatactttttatcaaatgattattattttaataatctttttatcatttcatagtttttaaataaaaagaattaaaaaataacatgtcTAAAGATTAAACCTACATTTAATAAAGTTTGTAAGCAAATTCTTTACTACTACATCAATAGTCATTCTTTAAgtaaacaaaatttttttaacataaaatgttttcttttaccaaatttgtgtatttatattgtttatgaagTGTTTTACTGAGTTGGTATCACCTCAATCGGGTCATtaacttgatttgaaaaattataaaaatactttttttaattaagataaattatattatttgaaattaatttagtctttttatttaaaagaaaaccaataaaatatatatataacataatttgaACTCAACCAATTGAAAAGTAAAACTTTTAATGTAtaactcaattaaaattttattttaatttttattatgcacaatttattatcagggtctattatatatatttatatatactatttattaatttactacacaattaaatctttattttaatacttttatattttaatttttattatgcacaattaaacttcaaattttataAGAGAATAAGGACTTCCGAGCATATTCTAACCTTTAATTCATTAGGTCAGAACTTGCGCCTGCAGCAGGTAAAAGTAAAACCATGAAAACAGAGCTTTTCTGAGTTAAGTTTGTGGAGTAACCCTAGAGCCGATACCCAACAGTTGAAAGCAAAACAAATCAAAAGAAAACCGATTCATATACTACAGATGAAAGCAGTGTTGAAATTATTGTCAAccaaaaaccaaaagaaaaaccaCATGGTCTTGTAACTAAACACATGTAATGTAACACTCAAAAGCTCAAGTAAATTTTTCGTCACCAACTTTTTCATATTAAATTCCTAATTACTGGGTACGGGGACTATCATAAGCACTTTGTCCTTCCAAAATTATTCGAACTTGGGACGCTAGATCATTCTTTAAGGCAGCAGAATCACCTTCCACATTAGCCGCCACCAGATCCATATTTCTTCCCAAGGAAAAGGACTTGCAGCTTGTCATAGCCAGCAAGCACACCAGCCCCTGCAACTGCACGAAGAATGTTTGCACCAGCACCCTTGAACAGCGATTTGGCACCTTCattcttgatgatttgagaaAATGCTGCCATCGAGCTCTTGTATTTCACTGCTTCTCCAGAAGTCATCATCATTCTTCTACGTACCGTATCAATTGGATAAGATGCCAGTCCAGCACCTATTGTGATACCCCAACCCAGCAAGAAACTTGCCAAGAAACTATCCTGTAAATGCCAAATACACGCACAGATTCAGGTTCTATGTTTCAACAATTAAAACTCCACATGGTTGTGAGGGCAAGTAAACAGATGCTTACCTGCAATCCACCAACCAAAACAACAGGCTTCAAAGAATCATACATTCCAAAGTAAAGTCCACGGTAAACAATAATTCCAACACATGAGATATTGAATCCTCGGTAAAGACCAGCAATGCCATCAGATTGGATGGTCTTCCTGTAGAcatcaattaaaccattaaacTGCCTCTGACCACCCTTTTTAGCAGCCTTGTTATCATTAGCCAAACGTGTACGAGCATAATCCAGAGAGTAAACGAAAAGAAGTGATGAAGCACCAGCAGCACCACCAGATGCCAAGTTCCCTGCAAACCATTTCCAGTAGCCATCTCTGTCCTTCTTGAAGTTGAACATCCTCTTGAAATAATCCTTGAAGGCAAAGTTCAAAGCCTGGCACAAATATACAAGTTAAGCTTTAAgaggaaaaaataaaacaagaggaaagaaaacaaaaagataaGTCCTTTGACGAAACTGACATAGTAAATACTAAATCACACATATAGCAATGTTGTCAAGAGCACAAAGTGCATCCATGCATTAGAACCCCTAAATTCCTTGAACGCATGACATAAGATCAATAACCTGAGTGATATAAGACACGACAGTTATATGTGCGTGTATTTTTATGTATCTAAAAAGTGGTCCAAATTATCTTACAAAACATTGCAAAATTTTTGCTTGCTTTGTTGATCAATATGCATATTTTCCTTATAACCCCATGCTTGTTGAATCTTCAAAAATTCAAAAGCAGAAAGTTCAATATCATCCCTTTTCTCACTAGTAAGAATACAGCTAAGgataaacaaaaacataaaaggaaACTTTAATTATGCATATTGCCTTAGAAAAAAGGCATGACCAAGTGCACCTTGCTTAAAAATGATCTAGAACACTTTGCTGTCTAGTGCTAAGATCCAATGCTTAGGCACTAGGTGCACAACTCAACAACAATATAGCTAAGgataaacaaaaacataaaaggaaACTTTAATTATGCATATTGCCTTAGAAAAAAGGCATGACCAAGTGCACCTTGCTTAAAAATGATTTAGAACACTTTGCTGTCTAGTGCTAAGATCCAATGCTTAGGCACTAGGTGCACAACTCAACAACAATATAGTTACATGTGCCTCAAAAGCCTCAATTTTTGGGGCTCGTTTCCTGCTTTCCCAACAAGAGGTGCACTGAGATAGCAGATAGCCGAGGGATATAACAGAAAACTCAGtaaaagcaaaactaaaaaaaCACTTTAAAAGGGATTCCAGAGAAGTAAAAGAAAAtactaaaagaaagaaaaacaagacaAAATCAACCTGTGTGGGGAAGTATCTGAGAACATTTGCAGTGTTGCCTCTCCAAAGAGAAAtgacaccttcatccttaatagTCCTGGCAAAGCAGTCAGTAATTCCCTTGTATGGTTCAGACAACCGCCCAGCTTTGATCATTTCATCCTGATTTTGGATTAGAAGTTTTACCCGCTCAATTGGAGCAGCAGCTGTCTTGGAAACAGCTGCAGACACTCCTCCCATGAGGAAATCCACCATAAAACCAGTAAAACCTTTCTCTGATGGAGCTTGTACAAATATGGGAGAAACAGTGGGCATATATGCCAACCCAGTGGAATGACGTGATGGCTGTAAAGCAACATGAATTCCTCCATTGGTATAGGCACCAGTCATGTTATAATTCTGAGCAGGCAAGCTAGGCGTAAGCCTGGAAATGAAATAGGACTGTCCATGCATTTTATGGAACACTGATGGACGCTTTGATCCATCTGCCATGCTTACAACTTAAAATAGTGACCTGTAAGTTAACAGAATTAGAGAAAAAGAGTTTtaaaacattgacaaaaattaaaAACGTGGCCAATATAGGCACTCAAGACTTAAAAGGAATTGCAGGCAAGCAAATTTTGAAACTAATGGACTGAAAAGAAGGGAAAAGCCTGAACTATATCAAAAATGGAACATCCTAATTTAGCTTTGGTGAAATAGATAAAGCAGTTCTaagcaaaattttaaaagaaatccGCATAATTCAAAATCATCCAACATATTTCCACATAGCAAACAGAAATTGGTAAAAGATAACAGATCTACGTGTTACAACAACTATTAAACTAACAATCTAATCACCATTAATTAAAACTATTATCGATTCATAGTAACATTCAGTTGTATGTCAGCTACTGATGAAAAGAATAAGACAACAAGAAGTAATAACCAAACTGAccaaaaacaacaaacaaatcAGAAAATAAATCAAGCTCAAGAGTGAATTTGGATTGAGATTTTCAGTGAATTTCTAAGCAACTAAACAacagagaagaaaattgaggagACAGAGTAACCAGAGAGGTCGCCTAGGAAGCTGTTTGACTACAACTACTCCTTCCAAACTGCAAGGAGAAATGTAAGAGATGAGCCAATTTATATGTCCGCATTTACGTTTAGGGTTTTTCTTCTCTATAATGACAGATTTGTCCTCTCTTTCAGCTTTGAATTGTCTTTGTGCCACCACTAAGCGTGGAGTTGATTAGGTTatccatttaaaatgtgtttgaaATATTAGGCTCGAAAAAAtgagtttggataaaaaaatattaagctcGTTTCAAATGTGAGTCGACTTAGGGCTAAACATTCAAGGTTCGAGTCTGTCTCAGCCTCATACGTTTTTTAATtgtaatactttatattatataatttagaatgcataaaattaaatatataataatatataatactattataatataaacattaacaaaatttaatatagttatataaaaattataaataaataattattaaatataaatatatatttaaaaattttaaaattaatatcaatGGGCCTAAAATGGGCTTAGGTTAACTATTTGTATATATGGACGgacttgggtaaaattttagaatcATATTTTGAGCAAGGCCGAACTTGAATAAGtataaaatgtgttaatatcatgcttaagcCTAGCTCAGCCTATAAACACCTCTAGAATCTGACTAAGGCTCCCTTTAGATGTGTGGTTTGCTTCGGTACAAGATAGTCATTATCATATTAATGGatgtatcattttttttattagtagTAGTGAATAATGATACCAATCTATTTCAagttaacatttttaatttatcgttattttaaagaaatatttaatatatgcatataaaatatatttacaaatattAAGTGATTGAATTAAATaagctttaaaaataaaatatgcaattaatgatataaaattaaaaataaaatatttaaattcttttttttttggttatatgGTATTTATTATATTGTCGGATCTACTGTTTATCAATTCAACCAATTATTCTAAAATCTATGGTAACAATTAAAGTGGTATAAGAACTTATATAGAGTGATATGCGAGTAATAACAAGTTAAAAGTGAAGGATTCTGTGTCAATTTTGATAATTCAATCAAGTGAAGTTTAATATAAAGAGTGGTtttgattttcataattttcatagaTTTAAGGtgttattttttattagataaattatattaatgtgaataaattattagtaaatttatattttgatcatttaatttaaaaaatttgtaaattagttattgaattattcgaaagttttttatttaagtcacttgattattatttttcttttaaaagtctAGCTAGAGAGCTCCAAGTGGTGATACAATAATCACTACGGTGGATCAATACCAATTAACAAGTAAAAGAGCATACCTTAGGTCCAAGCCGATTTGACTGTCAGTGTCAAAAATCATAAaagaaaattgtttgaattttaatTCGTAAATTCATTATGTTCAAAAttgtttaacaaaaaaattaaattgtaaaagagaaggGAAATGAGAGCTTTTGATTAATGCAAACAGTGCGACTGCGAACAAAGAAAATCATACAATAACGATTTTAACAGTCCAATaactatataaaatttaataattttttgttttattcttagtggcttttaaaattttctttcgtAACTTTGATCATTGGTTAATCAAGTTTTTAATTGTATGCATATGAAGTCAAATACAAAAGCAATGAAGTTACATATATGGGGAGGGATAATTTAGCGggatatatatacacacaaaagcagtgaagttatatatatatatatattcaattcttGAGCTTACACTCATTTtctacttaataattatattatattatatcacataaaaattaaatttatataatatataataatatagtgtaaacatttttaaattgtttatgtttGAAAGTTTATTTGTGTGTTTCAACATAGTAAAGTAATTAGATGAAGATGTAATTATTAAGATAGTAATCACACCCTCTTGTAATTAAACATATTTGACTAACGGAGTGTAATTACATTGGAATTCTCTATGTTATGTTTGGCAATATAAATTGTAACTACACAActacataattttaaattctaaaaaatattaattcttataaaaattattcataataCTTGAGATAAAAATTCTTTAAATAGATAACAAAACCTAAAATCGGTTTATCGTGTATAATATGGTAGTCCAAAAGAGTATTTGACAATACAATTACTAATAAAGTTAACAAGACAAATGATTTTTGAGCTATTCTCACTCTAGCACTAAATATATAATCTTTGCCGTCATTAATTAATCATTTACcaagtataaataattaataagataTCATATAAATGCTATATAAgtcaattaaatatttaataggcCAAAATGTATGAAAAATCATTcctcattaataaaattttaaaatggtttaagttAGATTAGTAAAATAATGTAgaattatatttagaaaaataaaatatgtcaaaaaattaaaatgttattattatacaaaaataacttcttaaacttcaattatttatggATGTTTGAAAAGTTATaagataattgaatttaaatgttaTCACATGTAATTATTTGTATAATTACTCTAATTCTTACGCCCCTTAATAATTGGAGAAGATAATTGAGGCGTTCCAATTACACTCAATTCAAAGAGACCCACTAATTACAATAGTTATTCAAATATATCACATATGTGTAACTATAAGCAATTAtatctaatttaaatattaagtgTGTGTTTATCATTGAGGTTAAAAAGCACTTTTCAACCCAAACCATgatttcaaatgaaaaaaattagtaaataagcAATTTTTCAAACCAAATCTTAATTTCAAACTAGAATTTAAGTCAAgttaaaaagctaaaatttttagcttttggcTTTTGAAAAAGTGCTttcaataaaattatctttttaccCCTCATTAAATATTCACTTTACAACCTTAtgtttaaaatagatattttatctTTCCAAAAGCACTTATGAACAGTAATAGTAaataaatactatcaaatttatcaaaagcaCTTTATCACATCATTTTTTATGAACACTTTTCAACATTAATGATAAACTAACCTACATAGTCTTTTCAAATATTttctaaaagaacaaaaaaatatatattaagatgTAAATAgcatattttttttaagaaaaataaaaaaaatatatgggtaaacttaaattaattaactaaaatatatgtagattgaaataaaatttgaagatTATATTTTGAGTTAAATCCAACTCTAACAAATATGAAATATACTAATATTAGAACTTCTAATGATAAGAGCAATCCCCTTCCCtctctttatatatatgtacGATATAAATGTTACCTAAGATTAAAGTTGATATCTGAGTTCCAAAATGTAATGATAGTGTTTTCCCTTTCTAACGGATTATAAGGACAttcagaaaaaagaagaagatgagattagattaattatattaaaaattgataatttaattgtTTCCATACATACTGAATTACGTGAggtgaaagaaaatgaaaatgaaaaataatatttataattttatttttataactataaCATCCTTCCCAAATCCTAGTATATTTTTTTACCTTTAAGGTGTAAAGTTAAATTATTAGTATTGTGTTTTTAGgtgtaatgataaatttagttcataatattgatttatttttattattttgatctcattttattatcaatttgacttttaacttttaaaattttgtgaaattgttttttcagatgaaaaaattaattgaagtattaaaattttgtgataTTAATATGACAGTTTACGTGATAATCTACATGTACTTTAAATTTTAGGGAAAACTATACCATTAATCACCCAATtatgcttttttaaaaaaaaatcacaagtacACACGAACTATAATATGGGCTACCatattttagggtaaactatattaGTAGTCACTCAATTGTTAGCGTGTCGCTAACATTTTTAGTCGTTTATGTTTTGATCACCctttgttaaattgttaattaacCAAAATAATGGCATAAccttttttaattggtataatagaATCACTTgtacattttatcaatttggtcctaattctaaacagttcaataaatttaaccttccgtatttataaattctatcaatttgatcctcaaacacATCTTCCTCACAAaccaatcaaattaaattaataaatactaaaaatacattttaactataaataagtaatttggtttaattctaaaaatagatattaaaattcaaatatttaagtATTACTCTATAAATGCACAAGAATAGGGTATTGCTTGAAGTAAAATGAGATTAGCTCAAATAAATACACACATAAAAAAACTGTATGGCtaggaagaaacaaaataaaaataaaaaggaaagctTTTGATGATCCTAAAACAGTTAGATTatacaaagaaattaaaataaagttggGTCAACAGAAAAATTGCTCAACTAAATagaacatgaataaataaagttgTTTTTTTGTTCTACAACAATCccaaaggaagaaagaaaattgtGTCTCTATTTCTAAATGTTAAACAAGCAATGACAACACCAAGAATGTGAAGAACCTGAGGCTTAGCTTAGCTCATGAAGTCACCCGTGAAAGCTAGCATCCAACATATCTAAGTTCAACCTTCAGCATTTGCGATCCCTTCTTTTAACCAAATAAAAACATTGAAAATGTAGTAAAATCAATTCTCGTTTTCCTTCAAAATCCAAACAATGAAACAAGTGTAGAATACACTCAAAATCAAGCTacatgaaagaaaacaattttACAACATTCTTATGAAGGTCTTGTAAGGCAACAAAAATGCAAGAAAGCAACCATTAATAAAATTCCCGCCAACCTCAAGGT
It encodes the following:
- the LOC107934717 gene encoding ADP,ATP carrier protein 3, mitochondrial, giving the protein MADGSKRPSVFHKMHGQSYFISRLTPSLPAQNYNMTGAYTNGGIHVALQPSRHSTGLAYMPTVSPIFVQAPSEKGFTGFMVDFLMGGVSAAVSKTAAAPIERVKLLIQNQDEMIKAGRLSEPYKGITDCFARTIKDEGVISLWRGNTANVLRYFPTQALNFAFKDYFKRMFNFKKDRDGYWKWFAGNLASGGAAGASSLLFVYSLDYARTRLANDNKAAKKGGQRQFNGLIDVYRKTIQSDGIAGLYRGFNISCVGIIVYRGLYFGMYDSLKPVVLVGGLQDSFLASFLLGWGITIGAGLASYPIDTVRRRMMMTSGEAVKYKSSMAAFSQIIKNEGAKSLFKGAGANILRAVAGAGVLAGYDKLQVLFLGKKYGSGGG